ATACATTCATTATCGCACCGCAAGCATAATAAATACATCGCTGTAAACTGTGGTGCTATTCCAGAAGGCACTATAGACAGCGAGCTTTTTGGTCACGAAAAAGGAGCTTTTACAGGAGCAACTTCAACACGTAGCGGTTATTTTGAAGAAGCAGACGGCGGAACCATATTTCTTGATGAAGTTGGTGAGTTGCCACTACCTACTCAGGTACGTCTCCTTCGGGTTTTAGAAAATGGAGAGTTTCTAAAAGTAGGTTCTTCAAAAACTCAGAAAACAGATGTACGCATTGTAGCAGCAACAAACGTAAAAATGTTTGACGCTATTAATCAGGAACGTTTTAGAGAAGATTTATTTTACAGATTAAGTACTGTAGATATAAATCTTCCGCCTTTGCGAGAACGTAAAGAAGATATTCATTTACTTTTTAGAAAGTTTGCTTCAGACTTTGCTAATAAGTACAAAATGCCAACAATACGCCTCGAAGACGATGCTATAAACGCGCTTTTAAAGTACCGCTGGAGTGGTAATATTAGACAGCTGCGCAATGTAGCCGAGCAAATTTCTGTATTAGAACAAAACAGAAGTATTACGTTAGATAAATTACGTCATTACTTACCCGATACAGGCTCAAATTTACCAGCTGTGATAGGCTCTAAAAAGAGTGAAAGTGATTTTAGCAGTGAGCGTGAAATTTTATATAAAGTTCTTTTTGATATGAAAAGTGACCTGAATGACCTTAAAAAATTAACGCTTGAGTTAATGGAAAAAGGTAATAACGCTAGCGTTCAGGAAGAAAACAAATCACTTATTAAAAAAATATACAGCGAAGACGAGACAGATGCCTACGAGAGCGCAGAAGATATCACCGAAGTTTTACAACTTCCGCAAGAGTCTGCTGCTAAATCTTCTCTTGCAGACAAGTATCATTTTGCAGAAGATGTAGAAGAAGAAGAAACCTTATCGCTACAGGAAAAAGAGTTAGAGCTCATTGAAAAATCGCTAGAACGTCACAGCGGCAAACGCAAAGCAGCGGCAAAAGAATTAGGAATTAGCGAGCGCACTTTGTACAGAAAAATTAAACAATACGATCTTTAAAAGAGGTTATTTAAACAACTTATGAAAAAACTTCAAATAACACTTCTTTTATTAAGCTGCTTTTGTTTTAACAGCTGTGGTTTTTATTCATTTACTGGTATTTCTATTCAACCGGGAACTGAAAGCTTTTATGTAAGTTTTTTTCAAAACAACGCTCCTATTGTAGAGCCTGGTATTGACAGAGATTTCTCATTTGCTCTTTCTGATTTAATTCAGAACCAAACTAGCCTAAATCTGGCTACAAATGCTGCTAATGCAGACTTAATATATGAAGGTGAGATTGTTGATTATTACATAGCTCCTCAAACAGCTACATCAGATAACCTTGCAGCTCAAAACAGATTAACCATAGTTGTTTTGTGTAGATTTACCAATACTAAAAAAGAAGATGGCAGTGATGACTTTGAAAAGCGATTCTCATTTTTTGTAGACACACCCGGTAATTCTCAATTAGTAGGCAGTGCTTTAGATAGCGCAATCGCAGAAATTTTTGAGCGTATTACTCAAGACATTTTTAATGAATCGCTTGCAAACTGGTAAATGAACACCTTAGATTTTACATATCTTTTAGAAAATCCTGATACAATTACTCCGGAGCAAACCTCAGCATTAAATGAGGTAGTAAAAGAGTATCCATACTTTCAGGCGGCACGAGCACTTTACTTAAAAGGTTTGAAAAATCAGGAGAGTTTTCTATACAACAATCAGTTAAAAAAAACAGCTGCTTATACTCAGGATCGTACCGTTCTATTTGATTACATTACTTCAGAAAATTTTAATCAAACAGCTATAAGCGAGCAAATAAAAGCTCAGGAAGAGCAACTGCGCGATATGCCTGTGCACGACCTTATTGATATTTCAGCAGAATTAGATGCTGAAGAAATCGCGAAGGCCAATCAGGTATTATCAAGTGATTTTTTTATTCCGAAGGAACAACCTCAAGAAAGTATAGAAGACAATGATATACAGGCCACTGAAAAGAAGTTACAAATAGGAAAACCTTTAGAATTCACAAAGAGTGAGACTCACTCATTTAGCCAATGGTTAAAGATAACTTCATTTAATAAGATTGACAGAACCGAAAATTCTGACTCTCCTACTGAAAAATCTAATACACCCGAAGAAATAAAGCTAGACTCAAAACCTACGCAATTTGTTTCTTTTTCAGAAGTTCAGGAGGATAGTGAAGATCCTGATCGCATACGTAGATTAGAATTAATCGATAAATTTATTGAAACAAACCCTAAGATAAAGGTAAAATCTCCTGAAGAA
The sequence above is a segment of the Leeuwenhoekiella sp. MAR_2009_132 genome. Coding sequences within it:
- a CDS encoding sigma-54 interaction domain-containing protein; this encodes MESVHAIKQRFGIIGDDPKLNRAIEKAIQVAPTDISVLVTGESGVGKESIPRIIHSLSHRKHNKYIAVNCGAIPEGTIDSELFGHEKGAFTGATSTRSGYFEEADGGTIFLDEVGELPLPTQVRLLRVLENGEFLKVGSSKTQKTDVRIVAATNVKMFDAINQERFREDLFYRLSTVDINLPPLRERKEDIHLLFRKFASDFANKYKMPTIRLEDDAINALLKYRWSGNIRQLRNVAEQISVLEQNRSITLDKLRHYLPDTGSNLPAVIGSKKSESDFSSEREILYKVLFDMKSDLNDLKKLTLELMEKGNNASVQEENKSLIKKIYSEDETDAYESAEDITEVLQLPQESAAKSSLADKYHFAEDVEEEETLSLQEKELELIEKSLERHSGKRKAAAKELGISERTLYRKIKQYDL
- a CDS encoding LptE family protein, giving the protein MKKLQITLLLLSCFCFNSCGFYSFTGISIQPGTESFYVSFFQNNAPIVEPGIDRDFSFALSDLIQNQTSLNLATNAANADLIYEGEIVDYYIAPQTATSDNLAAQNRLTIVVLCRFTNTKKEDGSDDFEKRFSFFVDTPGNSQLVGSALDSAIAEIFERITQDIFNESLANW